Proteins co-encoded in one Capsicum annuum cultivar UCD-10X-F1 chromosome 9, UCD10Xv1.1, whole genome shotgun sequence genomic window:
- the LOC107842808 gene encoding L-type lectin-domain containing receptor kinase IV.1 has translation MFFKIVALIVPALFALAASEELGFIYNGFNRANLSLDGIAQLTSNGLLQLTNTSRLQKGHAFSPTPINFKNLPNGSNFSFSTTFVFAIVPSVLPGHGMAFVIAPVGGLAEALPSPFLGLFNDNTTGKVTNHVFAVEFDTLQNREFNDIDGNHVGIDINGLKSVESKTAGYYTSNHNVKFNNMTLASGQPMQGWVDYDGVAKQINVTLAPMNVEKPNAPLLSSFYDLSPILNETMYIGFSGSTGSVVSTQYILGWSFKMNGLAQDLDLARLPKLPRVGPKKQSKLLLIALPMMSAIVVVIAFSVIIYYFGRKRKFAELLEDWELEYGPHRFKYKDLYIATNGFANKELLGCGGFGRVYRGVLPTSSIEIAVKKVSHESKQGLREFVAEIVSIGRLCHRNLVPLLGYCRRKGELLLVYEYMPNGSLDKFLYDKPICALNWNQRFRVIKGVALALVYLHEEWEQVVIHRDVKASNVLLDSDLNAKLGDFGLARLYDHGTDPLTTHVVGTVGYLAPEQTRTGKATTISDVYAFGAFLLEVACGRRPIDPRVSDEDIVLVDYVFSCWNRGDILLAIDQNLGNEFVKEEVELVLKLGLVCSQTQPTARPSMRQVLIYLEDIVPPPLPELSSLQRSTPGFTFPGFDHHVFSADKELSYPSSDSDSFPYTGR, from the coding sequence ATGTTTTTCAAGATAGTAGCCTTGATTGTGCCTGCCCTTTTTGCTCTTGCAGCCTCTGAAGAACTTGGATTCATTTACAATGGCTTCAATAGAGCAAATTTGAGTCTTGACGGCATAGCACAGTTGACATCAAATGGTCTATTACAACTAACAAATACTTCTAGGCTGCAAAAGGGGCATGCTTTTAGTCCCACACCAATTAATTTCAAGAACTTACCAAATGGTTCAAATTTCTCCTTTTCCACCACTTTTGTCTTTGCTATAGTGCCTTCAGTTTTGCCTGGTCATGGCATGGCTTTTGTGATTGCACCTGTTGGAGGTCTAGCAGAAGCACTTCCAAGCCCATTTCTTGGTCTTTTCAATGATAACACTACGGGCAAAGTCACTAACCATGTTTTCGCTGTGGAGTTTGATACACTTCAGAACAGAGAATTCAATGACATTGATGGTAACCATGTTGGAATCGATATTAATGGATTAAAATCCGTTGAATCGAAGACAGCAGGTTATTATACAAGCAATCATAATGTCAAATTCAATAACATGACTCTTGCTAGTGGCCAGCCAATGCAGGGTTGGGTGGACTATGATGGTGTGGCTAAGCAAATTAATGTCACTCTGGCTCCAATGAATGTGGAAAAACCAAACGCACCTCTTTTGTCATCATTCTATGATCTTTCACCAATCTTaaatgaaaccatgtatattGGCTTCTCTGGATCCACAGGCTCAGTTGTTTCAACACAATATATTCTAGGATGGAGCTTTAAAATGAATGGATTAGCTCAAGATCTTGATCTTGCTAGGCTTCCTAAGCTTCCTCGAGTTGGACCGAAGAAACAATCTAAGCTTTTGTTGATTGCTTTGCCAATGATGTCGGCAATTGTTGTGGTAATAGCCTTCTCTgttataatttactattttggAAGGAAGAGGAAATTCGCGGAATTGCTTGAAGATTGGGAGCTTGAATATGGCCCTCATAGGTTCAAGTACAAAGATCTTTATATTGCCACAAATGGGtttgccaacaaagagttgttagGTTGTGGGGGCTTTGGCAGAGTCTACAGAGGAGTATTACCAACTTCTTCAATAGAGATAGCTGTCAAAAAGGTCTCTCATGAATCAAAGCAAGGATTGAGGGAATTTGTAGCAGAAATTGTTAGTATTGGTCGGCTATGCCACAGGAATTTAGTGCCACTTTTGGGATATTGCAGGCGCAAAGGAGAGTTGCTTTTGGTTTACGAATACATGCCTAATGGAAGTCTTGATAAGTTCCTATATGACAAACCAATATGTGCCCTCAATTGGAACCAAAGATTTCGAGTCATCAAAGGCGTAGCTTTGGCACTAGTCTATCTACATGAAGAATGGGAACAAGTAGTAATACACAGAGATGTGAAGGCTAGTAATGTATTGTTGGACAGTGACTTGAATGCAAAGTTAGGAGATTTTGGCCTAGCAAGATTGTATGATCACGGGACCGATCCACTCACTACACATGTAGTTGGAACTGTAGGTTACCTTGCCCCTGAGCAAACAAGAACTGGCAAAGCCACAACCATAAGTGATGTATACGCCTTTGGTGCATTTTTGCTTGAAGTGGCTTGTGGGAGAAGGCCAATAGATCCAAGGGTATCGGACGAGGATATTGTGTTGGTTGATTATGTATTTTCATGTTGGAATAGAGGTGATATTCTTCTAGCCATTGATCAAAATTTGGGCAATGAATTTGTTAAAGAGGAAGTTGAATTGGTACTAAAACTTGGACTAGTTTGCTCTCAGACTCAGCCAACAGCTAGGCCAAGTATGAGGCAAGTTTTAATTTACTTGGAAGATATTGTGCCTCCACCATTGCCAGAGTTGTCGTCGTTACAACGTTCTACCCCTGGTTTCACATTTCCTGGATTTGACCATCACGTATTTTCTGCAGATAAAGAACTTTCATATCCCTCGTCTGATTCGGATTCTTTTCCATATACTGGTCGATGA